Proteins co-encoded in one Acidovorax sp. 69 genomic window:
- a CDS encoding type II secretion system protein N — MVTNSYSKWGVRLGTLALWAAAGASVVFWGLRLSAPSAATTAPVVATAPVALDAQAMARLLGAGPSAPGVAPSTPVASLASRFSLIGVLSGRSSGGGAALIAVDGKPAKPFRVGAAVEEGLVLQALGPRQAQLGSGMGGPATVTLDMPLKN; from the coding sequence ATGGTGACCAATTCGTACAGCAAATGGGGCGTCCGTCTGGGGACTCTGGCGCTCTGGGCCGCAGCAGGTGCCAGTGTGGTTTTTTGGGGGCTGCGTCTGTCGGCGCCTTCGGCCGCGACCACCGCGCCTGTGGTGGCAACCGCGCCGGTGGCGCTGGATGCCCAGGCAATGGCGCGCTTGCTGGGCGCCGGGCCTTCCGCGCCTGGCGTGGCTCCGTCAACGCCTGTGGCTTCATTGGCGAGCCGGTTCTCGCTCATTGGTGTGTTGTCGGGTCGCAGCAGTGGCGGTGGAGCGGCGCTGATTGCTGTGGACGGCAAGCCCGCCAAACCGTTTCGTGTGGGGGCGGCCGTGGAGGAAGGCCTGGTGCTGCAGGCCCTGGGGCCTCGGCAGGCGCAGTTGGGGTCTGGCATGGGCGGGCCTGCCACGGTGACGCTGGACATGCCACTCAAGAATTAA
- the gspG gene encoding type II secretion system major pseudopilin GspG — protein MARTMARGFTLIELMVVLVIIGVLAALIVPNVLERADDARVTAARTDITNIMQALKLYRLDNQRYPAAEQGLQSLIIKPTSGPVPNNWKLYLEKLPNDPWGRPYQYLNPGIKGEIDVMSFGADGQSGGEGKDADIGSWQ, from the coding sequence ATGGCCCGAACCATGGCCCGGGGTTTCACCCTCATCGAGCTGATGGTGGTGCTTGTGATCATCGGCGTGCTGGCCGCGCTCATCGTGCCCAATGTGCTGGAGCGCGCCGACGACGCGCGCGTAACGGCCGCCCGCACCGACATCACCAACATCATGCAGGCGCTCAAGCTCTACCGCCTGGACAACCAGCGCTATCCTGCCGCCGAACAGGGCCTGCAGTCGCTGATCATCAAGCCCACGTCAGGTCCGGTGCCCAATAACTGGAAGCTGTACCTCGAAAAGCTGCCCAACGACCCCTGGGGCCGCCCCTACCAGTACCTGAACCCCGGTATCAAGGGCGAGATCGACGTGATGTCGTTCGGCGCCGATGGCCAGTCGGGCGGCGAGGGCAAGGACGCCGATATTGGCAGCTGGCAGTAA
- a CDS encoding prepilin-type N-terminal cleavage/methylation domain-containing protein — MNRSRGFTLLELLVVISIMALATAGVGLAMRDGGQTQLEREAARLAALLESARAQSRAGGIPVRWRALPQGFRFEGLPPSAQAALPSRWLDAGTSVRGQAVLQLGPEPLIGPQQVLITHQSHPERALRIATDGVRPFSVDTVQ; from the coding sequence ATGAACCGCTCGCGCGGATTCACGCTTCTGGAGTTGCTGGTGGTCATCAGCATCATGGCGCTGGCCACGGCGGGTGTGGGGCTGGCGATGCGCGATGGCGGGCAGACGCAGCTGGAGCGCGAGGCGGCCCGGCTGGCGGCACTGCTGGAATCCGCGCGCGCGCAGTCGCGGGCCGGAGGCATCCCCGTGCGCTGGCGTGCACTGCCACAGGGGTTCCGTTTTGAAGGACTGCCACCCAGCGCACAGGCGGCGTTGCCCAGTCGGTGGCTTGATGCCGGCACCTCTGTGCGTGGGCAGGCCGTGCTGCAGCTGGGCCCCGAGCCCCTCATCGGCCCGCAGCAGGTGCTGATCACCCACCAGTCCCACCCCGAGCGGGCCTTGCGCATTGCGACCGATGGCGTGCGTCCGTTTTCTGTGGACACGGTGCAGTGA
- the gspI gene encoding type II secretion system minor pseudopilin GspI, which translates to MRTATSTNLRQRGFTLVEVLVALAIVAIALMAGLQATTALTRNALRQSDIVLAQLCAENELVKARLSRQMPSVGDSSLTCEQAGRQLQVLTIVRPTPNPSFRRIDAQVLDGDNSILRLSTIIGRY; encoded by the coding sequence GTGAGAACAGCAACGTCCACGAACCTTCGGCAACGCGGCTTCACCCTGGTGGAAGTGCTCGTTGCGCTGGCCATTGTGGCCATTGCGCTCATGGCGGGCCTGCAAGCCACCACGGCACTCACGCGCAACGCGCTGCGGCAATCCGACATCGTGCTGGCACAGTTGTGCGCCGAAAACGAATTGGTCAAGGCCCGACTCTCGCGCCAGATGCCCAGCGTGGGCGACAGCAGCCTGACCTGTGAGCAGGCCGGACGGCAGTTGCAGGTGCTGACCATCGTGCGCCCCACCCCCAACCCGAGCTTTCGGCGCATCGATGCGCAGGTGCTGGATGGCGACAACTCCATCCTGCGCCTCTCCACCATCATTGGACGGTATTGA
- a CDS encoding type II secretion system protein J: protein MPPLSRFAPSPREGDAPGGLAEPVPRVRWPRVAPVLKVPRGFTLIELLVAIGVMALIAILSWRGLDGMVRAQESTRQRADEMLVLQAALGQWGTDLDALMPMAHTTPLDWDGQVLRLTRRSSAVPDEGALVVAWTRRSNNQGTGQWLRWQSPPLRTRAEWQQAWQQAAQWARTPGDAERRYEVTLLPLDSWQIFYYRGGAWSNPQSSTGTTVGDTSAAIPDGVRLQITLPPGQALAGQLTRDWVNPVLGGGRT, encoded by the coding sequence ATGCCCCCCCTGAGTCGCTTCGCGCCTTCCCCCCGTGAGGGGGACGCACCCGGTGGCCTGGCAGAGCCAGTTCCACGGGTGCGCTGGCCTCGCGTCGCGCCAGTTTTGAAGGTCCCGCGCGGCTTCACGCTCATCGAGCTGCTGGTCGCCATCGGTGTGATGGCGCTGATTGCCATCCTGAGCTGGCGCGGGCTGGACGGCATGGTGCGGGCCCAGGAGTCCACACGCCAGCGCGCCGACGAGATGCTGGTGCTGCAGGCGGCGTTGGGCCAGTGGGGCACCGACCTGGATGCCCTGATGCCGATGGCCCACACGACACCACTGGACTGGGATGGCCAGGTGCTGCGCCTCACGCGCCGCAGCAGTGCCGTGCCCGACGAAGGGGCGCTGGTGGTGGCATGGACACGCCGCAGCAACAACCAGGGCACGGGCCAGTGGCTGCGCTGGCAATCACCCCCACTGCGCACGCGCGCCGAATGGCAGCAGGCCTGGCAGCAGGCCGCTCAGTGGGCGCGCACTCCGGGCGACGCCGAACGGCGCTATGAGGTCACGCTGCTGCCGCTGGACAGCTGGCAGATCTTTTACTACCGGGGTGGCGCCTGGTCCAATCCGCAGTCGAGCACCGGCACCACCGTGGGCGACACCTCGGCCGCCATCCCCGACGGGGTGCGGCTGCAAATCACACTGCCACCCGGCCAGGCGCTGGCGGGCCAGCTCACGCGTGACTGGGTCAACCCGGTGCTGGGCGGGGGGAGGACATGA
- the gspK gene encoding type II secretion system minor pseudopilin GspK, whose protein sequence is MTTRAQPPRGGQKGAALLAAMLTVTLVATFAAAAMWQQWRAVEVETAERGHVQSTWILIGALDWSRLILREDGRSGGADHLAEPWAVPLQEARLSTFLAADKNVSQVQDASTDTTEAFLSGQITDMQGRLNITNLAEGGQVQAVALRQFTRLFERLGLPAQQLSMLIDGLRRAQAGAGGENSTAPLMPPSITQLGWLGLTPATVTTLAPHVSLLPVRTPVNLNTADIDVLMAAIDGLDSATAQKIVQTREASHFRTLSDVRNLVGASTDINESAHAVASSYFEVRGRLRLGDAMVDERSLVRKQGIEVTTLWRERGAFDRETTQFTPEVAR, encoded by the coding sequence ATGACCACACGCGCACAACCACCACGAGGTGGCCAAAAGGGCGCCGCACTGCTCGCCGCCATGCTCACCGTCACGCTGGTCGCCACGTTCGCCGCCGCAGCCATGTGGCAGCAATGGCGGGCGGTGGAGGTAGAAACCGCCGAACGTGGCCATGTGCAGTCCACCTGGATCCTGATCGGCGCGCTCGACTGGTCGCGGCTGATCCTGCGCGAAGACGGCCGCTCGGGCGGCGCGGACCACTTGGCCGAGCCCTGGGCCGTGCCATTGCAAGAGGCACGCCTGTCCACCTTTCTGGCCGCCGACAAGAACGTGAGCCAGGTTCAGGATGCCAGCACCGACACCACCGAGGCCTTTCTCTCGGGCCAGATCACCGACATGCAAGGCCGCCTGAACATCACCAACCTGGCCGAAGGTGGACAGGTGCAGGCCGTGGCCCTGCGGCAGTTCACGCGGCTGTTCGAACGCCTGGGTCTGCCCGCGCAACAACTGAGCATGTTGATTGACGGCCTGCGCAGAGCGCAGGCTGGTGCGGGCGGCGAGAACAGCACGGCACCGCTGATGCCGCCCAGCATCACCCAACTGGGGTGGCTCGGCCTGACCCCCGCCACAGTGACCACCCTGGCGCCACATGTATCACTGTTGCCCGTACGCACCCCCGTCAACCTCAACACCGCTGACATTGATGTGCTGATGGCCGCCATTGATGGCCTTGACAGCGCCACCGCGCAGAAAATAGTGCAGACCCGGGAGGCCAGCCATTTCCGCACGCTCAGCGACGTGCGCAACCTGGTGGGGGCCAGCACCGACATCAACGAAAGCGCCCACGCCGTCGCGTCGTCCTACTTTGAAGTGCGTGGCCGCCTGCGCCTGGGCGATGCGATGGTGGATGAGCGCTCCCTGGTACGCAAACAGGGCATCGAGGTCACCACGCTGTGGCGCGAGCGCGGAGCGTTTGACCGCGAAACCACGCAGTTCACCCCCGAGGTGGCACGCTGA
- the gspL gene encoding type II secretion system protein GspL → MSTLILFLPPTRPGPTTEYSHTLTADGHSALRHATAPAALLPEPTRPGGEVVAVVPARCLSWQRVQMPVGVPLGASQQTPRLRSVLEGLLEDRVLDDASQLHFALQPDAQSRVQRGDPVWVAVCDRTWLREHLQALEAAGRRVARVVPEFAPGPTASGHPELCALGTPEEAFVVLTGHGADQGVAVLPLAPMALALARTGLPPADAAHTEDHPLAVRAEPAVAALAERTLGQRVALHTASQRALDAARGDWDLAQFELASTGRTRALRKVGSMTSALLNAPQWRAARWGAGFLVLAHLVGLNAWAWQERQSLAAKQTGVRAALTQTFPKVQVVVDAPVQMERELAQLRQAAGSVSARDLEPLLAAAGAALPDGRLPGSIEYTPGELRLRGVMLAPDEESVLFARLQAAGYRARLDDGSLLLRTEVSP, encoded by the coding sequence ATGAGCACCCTGATCCTTTTCCTGCCGCCGACCCGCCCGGGGCCCACCACCGAGTACAGCCATACGCTGACGGCAGACGGCCACTCCGCACTTCGCCACGCCACCGCCCCTGCAGCCCTGTTGCCCGAGCCCACACGCCCCGGCGGCGAGGTGGTGGCCGTGGTGCCTGCGCGGTGCCTGTCGTGGCAGCGGGTGCAGATGCCTGTGGGCGTTCCGTTGGGAGCAAGCCAGCAAACGCCGCGCCTGCGCTCGGTGCTGGAGGGCCTGCTGGAAGACCGCGTGCTCGACGACGCCTCTCAACTGCACTTTGCCCTGCAGCCCGACGCACAAAGTCGTGTGCAAAGGGGCGACCCCGTGTGGGTGGCTGTGTGCGACCGCACCTGGCTGCGAGAGCACCTGCAGGCACTGGAGGCCGCAGGCCGCCGCGTGGCCCGCGTGGTACCTGAATTTGCGCCCGGCCCCACCGCCAGCGGCCACCCCGAGTTGTGCGCACTCGGCACCCCGGAAGAGGCTTTTGTGGTGCTCACCGGCCACGGCGCTGACCAGGGCGTGGCCGTGCTGCCCCTGGCCCCGATGGCCCTGGCGCTGGCACGCACCGGCTTGCCGCCCGCCGATGCCGCCCACACCGAAGACCACCCATTGGCCGTGCGGGCCGAGCCCGCAGTGGCAGCCCTGGCCGAACGCACGCTGGGCCAACGCGTGGCCCTGCACACCGCCAGCCAGCGCGCCCTGGACGCCGCACGCGGTGACTGGGATCTGGCCCAGTTCGAATTGGCAAGCACCGGCCGCACCCGGGCGTTGCGCAAGGTGGGCAGCATGACCAGTGCGCTGTTGAACGCTCCCCAATGGCGGGCGGCTCGTTGGGGCGCCGGGTTTCTGGTACTGGCCCACCTGGTGGGGCTCAATGCCTGGGCCTGGCAGGAGCGCCAGTCCCTTGCCGCCAAGCAGACCGGGGTGCGCGCCGCACTGACCCAGACCTTCCCCAAGGTCCAGGTCGTGGTCGATGCGCCTGTACAGATGGAACGTGAACTGGCCCAACTGCGGCAGGCCGCAGGCAGCGTCTCGGCCCGTGACCTGGAGCCCCTGCTCGCCGCAGCCGGAGCAGCGCTGCCCGACGGTCGCCTGCCCGGCAGCATCGAATACACCCCCGGCGAGCTGCGCCTGCGCGGCGTGATGCTGGCGCCAGATGAAGAATCTGTCCTTTTTGCCCGCCTTCAGGCCGCCGGTTACCGGGCGCGGCTGGACGATGGCAGCCTGTTGCTGCGCACCGAGGTGAGCCCATGA
- the gspM gene encoding type II secretion system protein GspM, protein MTNPSPTLQDRWKTLAPREQSLVLAAGALVALALLWWVALAPALATLRAAPARHAALDAQLQRMRSLQAEAQQLQATPPSSPGDAVGALRTALTQRLGNTAQLHVAGDRATVTLKGASADALAQWLAQARSNARATPLEARLTRSAAAAASAGTTPVTLGSPVVAMPRWDGTVVLALPAAAR, encoded by the coding sequence ATGACAAACCCCTCCCCCACACTCCAAGACCGCTGGAAAACCTTGGCGCCCCGTGAGCAAAGCCTGGTGCTGGCTGCGGGCGCCCTGGTGGCGCTGGCCCTGCTGTGGTGGGTGGCGCTTGCCCCCGCCCTGGCCACGCTGCGTGCGGCCCCCGCGCGCCATGCCGCACTGGATGCCCAGTTGCAACGCATGCGAAGCCTGCAGGCCGAAGCGCAGCAACTACAGGCAACCCCCCCCAGCAGCCCTGGCGACGCTGTGGGCGCCCTGCGTACCGCACTGACACAGCGCCTGGGCAACACCGCACAACTCCATGTGGCGGGTGACCGCGCCACGGTAACCCTCAAAGGGGCATCGGCCGATGCACTGGCCCAATGGCTGGCACAGGCGCGCAGCAACGCACGCGCCACCCCGCTCGAAGCGCGCCTGACCCGCAGCGCGGCCGCAGCCGCCTCCGCAGGCACCACGCCCGTCACCCTGGGCAGCCCGGTGGTTGCCATGCCCCGCTGGGACGGCACCGTGGTGCTGGCCCTGCCCGCCGCCGCCCGTTGA
- the gspN gene encoding type II secretion system protein N, translated as MARTLHTRSASRAEPRPLWGWALAGAVAGVLPALIAFAPAHWLAEGVASATHGQVLLQQARGTVWTGSAQLVLTGGSASKDRTALPGRVDWRLRPTWDGLSAQLQAGCCTPQPLQARVHARWAGMHLTVADGQSQWPAALLTGLGTPWNTLQPQGQLTLQTRTLEMRWNAGRMVLTGQAQLDARAMSSRLSTLRPMGSYRLALQGGDAPTLTLSTLEGALQLSGTGQWVGQRLRFAGEASAAPEREAALSNLLNIIGRRNGARSIITVG; from the coding sequence GTGGCCCGCACCCTGCATACACGCTCCGCATCCCGCGCTGAACCCCGCCCCCTGTGGGGTTGGGCGCTGGCGGGCGCCGTGGCAGGGGTACTGCCCGCACTGATCGCCTTTGCGCCCGCCCACTGGCTGGCCGAAGGCGTGGCCAGCGCCACCCACGGGCAGGTGCTGCTGCAGCAGGCGCGCGGCACTGTGTGGACCGGATCCGCGCAGTTGGTGTTGACCGGCGGCAGCGCCAGCAAAGACCGCACGGCCCTGCCTGGCCGCGTGGACTGGCGATTGCGCCCCACCTGGGACGGCCTGAGCGCACAACTGCAGGCAGGCTGCTGCACCCCGCAACCTTTACAAGCCCGGGTGCATGCGCGCTGGGCCGGCATGCACTTGACTGTGGCCGATGGCCAGAGCCAGTGGCCCGCAGCCCTGCTCACCGGCCTGGGCACTCCCTGGAACACCTTGCAGCCCCAGGGCCAACTGACGCTGCAGACACGCACCCTCGAAATGCGCTGGAACGCTGGCCGCATGGTGCTGACCGGCCAGGCGCAGCTGGATGCGCGGGCCATGTCGTCACGCCTGTCCACCCTGCGCCCCATGGGCAGCTACCGGCTGGCGCTACAAGGGGGCGATGCACCGACGCTCACGCTCAGCACGCTGGAGGGCGCGCTGCAGCTCAGCGGCACCGGCCAATGGGTGGGCCAGCGCCTGCGCTTTGCGGGCGAGGCCAGTGCCGCCCCCGAGCGCGAAGCGGCACTATCGAATCTTCTGAACATCATCGGACGGCGCAACGGCGCGCGCTCCATCATCACCGTGGGTTGA
- the gspD gene encoding type II secretion system secretin GspD has translation MTSLLSPRLRFTLKTIAASALLTCASGQIAAQTAIHTGTSSVRPSEPVTLNFANAEIEAVARTMATITGRNVVVDPRVKGQLNLVTERAVTPAAAFQQFLAALRLQGFTVVEAAGLYKVVPEADAKLQGGSVSVVQGSAGSAPGGGQIVTQIFKLNFENAANLVPVLRPLISPNNTINVNPGNNSLVITDYADNLQRLARIVAAMDVSNASDVEVIPLKNAIASDLAPLVARLIDGGSGTGAPAAAQGQTDTAFKTTLIAEPRSNSLILRAANPARVAQVRALVAQLDQAPAPGSSAASGNIHVVYLKNADATKLATTLRAAMASMGGSNGNGGSAGGSSSAAPSTGLSTGGMLSTSGTSSSTSSNNSGLGAGNSSLGTSSTNNNQPSTGGQIQADPTTNSLIITAPEPQYRQLRAVIDKLDGRRAQVLVESLIVEVSANKVAEFGIQWQGILGKNGDGTVGVIGTNSAQAGANILGVTAAIASGSATSIATAANSLGKGLNLALAPRINGQYYLGALANFLQNSGDANVLSTPNLMTLDNEEARIIIGNNVPFVTGSYANSSGTNTVNPFTTVERKDVGLMLKVRPQISENGTVKMAIYQEVSKIDTATLSNANGPTTSKRSIESNVVVDDGSIIVIGGLLEDSYSQGQDKVPVMGDIPVLGNLFRSENRTRNKTNLMVFLRPIVVRDNATSDALMMDRYEAIRALQQTTQPAPSVVMKSVSGAPILPALPQRAEPAAATPPAQPLASQPETTPR, from the coding sequence ATGACTTCCTTGCTTTCGCCACGCCTGCGCTTTACTCTCAAAACAATAGCTGCCAGCGCTTTATTGACATGCGCTAGTGGTCAAATTGCTGCCCAAACCGCCATCCACACCGGCACCAGCAGCGTTCGCCCCAGCGAACCCGTCACGCTGAACTTTGCCAACGCCGAGATCGAGGCCGTGGCCCGCACCATGGCCACCATCACCGGACGCAACGTGGTGGTGGACCCACGGGTCAAAGGCCAGCTCAACCTGGTGACCGAACGTGCCGTCACACCCGCTGCGGCCTTCCAGCAGTTCCTGGCCGCACTGCGGCTGCAGGGCTTCACCGTGGTGGAGGCGGCAGGCCTGTACAAGGTCGTGCCCGAGGCCGACGCCAAGCTGCAGGGCGGCAGCGTGAGTGTGGTGCAGGGCAGCGCGGGCAGTGCGCCCGGTGGCGGGCAGATCGTCACGCAGATCTTCAAGCTCAATTTCGAGAATGCAGCCAACCTGGTGCCGGTGCTGCGCCCGCTGATCAGCCCCAACAACACCATCAACGTGAACCCCGGCAACAACTCGCTGGTGATCACCGACTACGCCGACAACCTGCAGCGCCTGGCGCGCATTGTGGCGGCCATGGATGTGTCCAACGCCAGCGATGTGGAGGTGATCCCGCTCAAGAACGCCATCGCCTCTGACCTGGCGCCCCTGGTGGCGCGACTGATCGACGGCGGCAGCGGTACCGGGGCCCCCGCCGCCGCACAAGGCCAGACCGACACCGCGTTCAAGACCACGCTGATCGCCGAGCCGCGCAGCAACTCACTGATCCTGCGCGCGGCCAACCCGGCCCGCGTGGCCCAGGTGCGTGCACTGGTGGCCCAGTTGGACCAGGCCCCCGCGCCCGGCAGCAGTGCAGCCAGCGGCAACATCCATGTGGTCTATCTCAAGAACGCCGATGCCACCAAGCTGGCCACCACGCTGCGCGCCGCCATGGCCAGCATGGGGGGCAGCAATGGCAACGGTGGCAGTGCCGGCGGCTCCAGCTCAGCAGCGCCCAGCACCGGGTTGAGCACGGGGGGCATGTTGTCCACCAGCGGTACATCGTCGTCCACCAGCAGCAACAATTCGGGCCTGGGCGCCGGCAACAGCAGCCTGGGCACCAGCAGCACCAACAACAACCAGCCCTCTACGGGCGGCCAGATCCAGGCCGACCCCACGACCAATTCGCTCATCATCACCGCCCCCGAGCCACAGTACCGCCAGTTGCGCGCCGTCATCGACAAACTCGACGGGCGCCGCGCGCAAGTGCTGGTGGAGAGCCTGATCGTCGAGGTGTCGGCCAACAAGGTGGCTGAGTTCGGCATCCAGTGGCAGGGCATTCTGGGCAAAAATGGGGATGGCACAGTGGGTGTTATCGGCACCAATTCCGCGCAGGCAGGTGCCAACATCCTGGGGGTCACGGCCGCCATTGCATCGGGCTCCGCCACCTCCATCGCCACGGCCGCCAACTCGCTGGGCAAGGGATTGAACCTGGCCCTGGCGCCACGCATCAACGGCCAGTATTACCTGGGGGCGCTGGCCAACTTTCTGCAAAACAGCGGCGACGCCAACGTGCTCTCCACCCCCAACCTGATGACGCTGGACAACGAAGAGGCGCGCATCATCATCGGTAACAACGTGCCCTTTGTGACGGGCTCCTATGCCAACAGTTCGGGCACCAACACCGTGAACCCGTTCACCACGGTCGAACGCAAGGACGTGGGCCTGATGCTCAAGGTCCGCCCCCAGATCAGCGAGAACGGCACGGTGAAGATGGCGATCTACCAGGAGGTCTCCAAGATCGACACCGCCACGCTCAGCAACGCCAATGGCCCCACCACCAGCAAGCGCTCCATCGAATCGAACGTGGTAGTGGATGACGGCAGCATCATCGTGATCGGTGGCCTGCTGGAAGACAGCTATTCGCAGGGGCAGGACAAGGTGCCGGTGATGGGCGACATCCCGGTGCTGGGCAACCTGTTCCGCAGCGAGAACCGCACCCGCAACAAGACCAACCTGATGGTGTTCTTGCGCCCCATTGTGGTGCGAGATAACGCGACCAGCGACGCACTGATGATGGACCGCTACGAAGCCATCCGAGCGCTCCAGCAAACCACACAACCTGCGCCCAGCGTAGTGATGAAGTCGGTGTCTGGCGCCCCCATCCTGCCGGCACTGCCCCAGCGTGCAGAACCCGCAGCGGCCACCCCACCGGCACAGCCCCTGGCTTCACAGCCAGAGACCACCCCACGCTGA
- a CDS encoding GspE/PulE family protein — translation MRHPLPYAFARTAQLLLEDDGHQLVLWHSPSPDAGALSEVLRKHAVQQLLPLDAPALAQRISAAYSHSESSAATVVSEVESDADLSRMMQELPAVEDLLESAGDAPIIRMLNALLTQAARDGASDIHIEPYERHSSVRFRVDGTLREVVQPNRALHAALISRLKIMADLDISEKRLPQDGRISLRLGTRAIDVRVSTLPSAHGERAVLRLLDKSESKLSLESVGMQGDTLRRFEGLISQPHGIILVTGPTGSGKTTTLYAGLGRLDATRNNIMTVEDPIEYELPGVGQTQVNSKIELTFAKALRAILRQDPDIIMIGEIRDFETAQIAIQASLTGHLVLATLHTNDAASAVTRLTDMGVEPFLLSSSLLGVLAQRLVRKFCSHCHGSGCDHCGQTGYTGRTGVFELLVTTDAIRAQIHNQASEADIRTAAIADGMALMREDGERLIASGITSREEVLRVTRD, via the coding sequence ATGCGTCACCCCCTACCCTACGCTTTTGCACGCACCGCCCAGCTGCTGCTGGAAGACGATGGCCACCAGCTTGTGCTGTGGCACAGCCCCAGCCCCGACGCCGGGGCGCTGTCGGAAGTTCTGCGCAAGCACGCTGTCCAGCAATTGCTGCCACTCGACGCCCCCGCCCTGGCTCAGCGCATCAGCGCCGCCTATTCGCACAGCGAATCGAGCGCCGCCACGGTGGTCAGCGAGGTCGAAAGCGATGCCGACCTCTCGCGCATGATGCAGGAGCTGCCCGCCGTGGAGGACTTGCTGGAATCGGCCGGCGATGCGCCCATCATCCGTATGCTCAACGCCTTGCTCACGCAGGCGGCACGCGATGGCGCCAGCGACATCCACATCGAGCCTTACGAGCGCCATTCCAGCGTGCGTTTTCGGGTGGATGGCACGCTGCGCGAGGTAGTGCAGCCCAACCGCGCGCTGCACGCGGCCCTGATCTCGCGCCTGAAGATCATGGCCGACCTCGACATTTCCGAAAAACGCCTGCCGCAAGACGGCCGCATCAGCCTGCGCCTGGGCACCCGCGCCATCGACGTGCGCGTGTCCACCCTGCCCAGCGCGCATGGCGAACGCGCCGTGCTGCGCCTTCTGGACAAAAGCGAAAGCAAGCTCAGCCTGGAATCGGTGGGCATGCAGGGCGATACCCTGCGCCGCTTTGAGGGCCTGATCAGCCAACCGCACGGCATCATCCTCGTGACCGGCCCCACGGGCTCGGGCAAGACCACCACGCTGTACGCGGGCCTGGGGCGGCTCGATGCCACGCGCAACAACATCATGACGGTGGAAGACCCCATCGAATACGAGCTGCCCGGCGTGGGCCAGACCCAGGTCAACAGCAAGATCGAGCTGACGTTTGCCAAGGCCCTGCGCGCCATCCTGCGCCAGGACCCGGACATCATCATGATTGGCGAAATCCGCGATTTCGAAACCGCGCAGATCGCCATCCAGGCATCGCTCACAGGCCACCTGGTGCTGGCCACGCTGCACACCAATGACGCCGCCAGCGCCGTCACGCGCCTGACCGACATGGGCGTAGAGCCCTTCCTGCTGTCTTCCTCGCTGCTCGGCGTATTGGCCCAGCGCCTGGTGCGCAAGTTCTGCAGCCACTGCCACGGCAGCGGTTGCGACCACTGCGGCCAGACGGGCTACACCGGCCGCACCGGCGTGTTTGAACTGCTGGTAACCACGGATGCAATCCGCGCACAAATCCACAACCAGGCCTCCGAGGCCGACATTCGCACGGCCGCCATCGCCGACGGCATGGCACTGATGCGCGAGGATGGCGAACGGCTGATTGCCTCAGGCATCACCAGCCGCGAAGAAGTGCTGCGGGTGACCCGGGACTGA